GCGGATTGTTTCATTACCGCGCTCTCCGTCTTGGCCTGGGCAGAGATGCCGATTGGGCCTACGTTGCGGAGCGAGTAGCCCTTGATCTTGATCTGGTACTTGACCCTGACACTGACTGCCATTGATGTACTCCTTTGCCTCATCCTTGATGTGAAGCGCTTCTGACGCTGTGCGCGCGAAGCCATGTCTCCTATCGGCAGGTTGATGCGCTTCTTTAGTGGCTTTTTGATTTCTTCGAGCGCACGCTGCTCGGCACCTACAGGTCTTGTAGCCCTAAAGCCCTAAAGCCCTAAAGCCCTAAAGCCTCGAGCCCTGGTGTGCCCGCAGTGCTGGCTAGCAATCGCGCCGAAGCATCGATCAGACGTGTTTTCGCGCACCGAGACGAGACCAGAGGAAAGTAGCGTCTGAGGTCCAATCGTCGAAAGTTCCAGGTATATCCATTTGTTTCAATGGGTTAGGTGTATTTTTTGCTGCGGAGGCAGTTGTAGCTGGTGGATGCCACCAGATGTAACTTTGAGCTGGTGGACGCCACCAGTAGACTCTGCCCATGACCTCGATTCCGCTCCCTCCGCTCGTTCAGTTTTCTGGCCACGAAACGTTTCCTCTCCGGCAACTGTGGTTGCGAAAGGCTTACGACGCTGCCGTAGAGGGAGAGGGGCGGCCGGCCAAGGAGGTCTTTGCCCCTGAAGTTGGGATACGCCGCTTTGGTGTGGGCAAGAACATGGTGGCCGCCATTCGCCATTGGGCAATGGCCTGTGACGTCATGACAGAAGCGCGGGATGGACGCATTTCCATCGGCACGACCGGTCATGCCCTCTTTGGTAGTGGTGGCCTAGATCCATTCTTAGAGCGCCCGGCCACCGCGTGGTGGGTTCATTGGCTCCTCGCCGGACGAGCACAACGCTCAACCACGTGGTGGTGGGTCTTCAATCAGGGGGCGCAACACGCATTTGATGTGGAGCGACTGACCGATTCGCTGAAGTCGACGGTCGAGCAGGCCGGTCACAAGACATCCAGAGTGACCCTCAAGCGTGACGTTGAGGTCTGCCTGCGCTGCTATGCAGCCAAGCGCGATGGGCGCGGCGGTGACGAAGCGGTTGAACCTCTTTTGTCTGAGCTTGGGCTGATCAATGAAGGGGCGGGCGGAAGCTTCTCCTTCCTGCGCAGCTCGCAGCGCTCCTTGCCCGACGGAATATTTGCGATGGCGTTGCTCGAGTTCTGGGCAGAGCGTGACCTGCGGCTCGGTACCGGTCAAGCGACACTCTCCTTTGAGGTCATTTCGCACGAGTACGGTTCCCCAGGAAGAGTGTTCAAGCTTGATGAGAGGGGGATCGAAGACCGGTTGTCAGGGCTCGAGTCGCTGACGGATGGTCAGCTCAGATGGACTGATACCGCCGGGGTGAGGCAAGTCAGTCGTCAGATTCGCGGGGCTCACGAAGAGCTTACTGCAGACCTATTCAGGAAGGCTTATGGCAAGTAATGCGCGTCCGTTGGTACAGGTCGCATCGCGCTTTCAGCGCTCGGTGCAGCTCGAATCCGATCTTGCTCGAGAGGATGCGCTCGATGGCTATGTCCTGCATGGCAGTGGCGAGCTCGCTCTTGAGACGACGGCACGCTACGTAGCGTCTTCCCAGCAGCGAGCTTTTACCTGGACCGGACCATACGGTGGTGGCAAGTCAACCCTTGCCCTGGCACTGGCGCAGTTGGCAGGTGGTACGCCGCAGGTGCGCAAGCGCGCCAAGGCTGCGCTTGGTCTCGATGCAGCCAGTGAAGTCACTCGTGCCTTCGGCGGCCGCAAGGCGTGGGCTGTAATTCCCTTGGTCGGTCGACGGCAGTCGCTTGAGGCAGCCTTGAGCCAAGCCATTGATAAGTACGCACCTCTACGTGGCGCTAAGCGCATGCGAGAGGGTGTGCGTGATGTTGTCGGTGAGCTAATCAAGCGCGCCGAAAATCCTGATGTTGGTGGCGTGCTCGTCATCCTTGACGAAATGGGTAAGCTGCTTGAGGCTGCCGCTGCAGCGGGCGAGGACATCTATCTGCTGCAGGAGCTGGCCGAAGCAGCTAGTCGCTGTGAGGGGCGTCTTGTCATCGTCGGCGTACTGCACCAGGCATTTGAGCAGTACGTCGGCAGGTCGCACCGTGGCATTCAAGCCGAATGGGCCAAGGTCCAAGGCCGCTTTGTAGACATCCCTGTTGTTGCTGGCACGGACGAAGTTATTGGTCTCATTGGTGGCGCGATCGAGTCCGAGCAGGCGCATCCCAAATCGCTCAAGGTCAGCCGATCGATTGCGGACCAGATTAGGTTGCGACGCCCTTCTTCGCCCCCTACGCTTGCCGCTGCGCTGGACGCATGCTGGCCACTTCACCCTGTCACCGCAGCTCTGCTGGGGCCGTGTTCACGTCGGCGCTTTGGTCAGAACGAGCGAAGCGTGTTTGGGTTCCTTAGTTCGTCCGAGCCATTGGGGTTCCAGGAGTTCCTGCGAGGTCAGACGGGGGAGA
This portion of the Stenotrophomonas sp. WZN-1 genome encodes:
- a CDS encoding DUF4007 family protein; this translates as MTSIPLPPLVQFSGHETFPLRQLWLRKAYDAAVEGEGRPAKEVFAPEVGIRRFGVGKNMVAAIRHWAMACDVMTEARDGRISIGTTGHALFGSGGLDPFLERPATAWWVHWLLAGRAQRSTTWWWVFNQGAQHAFDVERLTDSLKSTVEQAGHKTSRVTLKRDVEVCLRCYAAKRDGRGGDEAVEPLLSELGLINEGAGGSFSFLRSSQRSLPDGIFAMALLEFWAERDLRLGTGQATLSFEVISHEYGSPGRVFKLDERGIEDRLSGLESLTDGQLRWTDTAGVRQVSRQIRGAHEELTADLFRKAYGK